A segment of the Candidatus Bathyarchaeota archaeon genome:
CGATGCATTCCACTGAGATGGGGCGGCGCGACGGTTTGCATACCACCGCGGAGCGGATGATTCATGAAACCGAAGCGTGGCTCACCTACGAAGCCTGGAAGGTCATATGCTGCAGCGACTACATGATTTCGCATGTCCGCTACGTCTTCGGGTTACCCAACGACAAGCTAGTTATGGTTCCTAACGGAGTGAACATCCAAAACTACGACGGAGACTTAGACAAAGCAGAGTTCCGCGGCAGATTCGCTTTGCCGGAAGAGAAAATCGTGCTCTACGTGGGGCGGCTGGTCTACGAGAAAGGCATCCACATCCTAATCAACGCGGTGCCAAAAATCCTCAGCAAAGCCAACGCTAAATTCATCATTGTGGGCAGCGGCTACATGAAGGAGCAGCTCCTCAACATCGTACGCAGCATGGGTCTTGAGCATAAAGTGCTTTTCCAGGGCTTCCTCGATGAGGCCACGTTGCTTAAGCTGCAGAGGGTAGCGGATGTATCTGTGGTGCCTTCGCTTTTTGAGCCATTCGGCATCGTGGCGCTTGAAGCTATGGCGGCGCAGAGCCCCGTGGTGGCTTCTGACACCGGCGGATTATCCGAAATCATCGAGCATGACGTGACCGGCGTGAAGGTTTACCCCAACAACCCTGATTCGCTGGCATGGGGCATCACTAAGGTGCTGGTAGACGAAGCCTATGCAAAGCAGCTGCGAGAAAACGCTTACCGCAAAGTGCAGGAAACATATGATTGGGAAAAAATCGCGCAGCAGACCAAACACATCTACGAGGGCGTGCTCGGCGAGTACTCCAAGAGCTTCTGGGCGAAAACTACTTCCCAATAACCCTCATATTCTCCACAACCACCCAGGGAGCAATCAACGCGCCCATCTGCCGCTGGTTGCC
Coding sequences within it:
- a CDS encoding glycosyltransferase family 4 protein; this encodes MQHKLSVLMLSWEYPPRVIGGISPHIYFLSKHLAKQDMKVYVVTCDFPGAPAHEVVNGVEVYRIDSYKNPSPDFATWVYLMNMNMQRETAALMKKISAKIDLIHAHDWLVADAGIGLKHVFRKPLLVTMHSTEMGRRDGLHTTAERMIHETEAWLTYEAWKVICCSDYMISHVRYVFGLPNDKLVMVPNGVNIQNYDGDLDKAEFRGRFALPEEKIVLYVGRLVYEKGIHILINAVPKILSKANAKFIIVGSGYMKEQLLNIVRSMGLEHKVLFQGFLDEATLLKLQRVADVSVVPSLFEPFGIVALEAMAAQSPVVASDTGGLSEIIEHDVTGVKVYPNNPDSLAWGITKVLVDEAYAKQLRENAYRKVQETYDWEKIAQQTKHIYEGVLGEYSKSFWAKTTSQ